From [Clostridium] symbiosum, a single genomic window includes:
- a CDS encoding glycosyltransferase family 2 protein, whose translation MTGIIILNYNTYDATEECISSIWKHVKAKYKIYLVDNNSKEECVKKLEEKYGSDQRIHLILLKKNLGYSGGNNEGIKLAISDGAKNILVINSDVVLLNDIVTLLGEKIDGNIALSGPKIYLPSGENGQYLRKNYSFLYALTDKKPFYYLRKIFCGLDVCYKYKNWGVGLSFRGMLSGCCFLVDAKKFEKIGYFDDNVFLYGEEYIIGKKLEALNYESYYEPKAKIVHKHGVSTAHTSKGFVTYHTYVSLYYVLKKYCKTNIISSLIIKHISIINYMIKAIRDNSYRKYLKKLYLKLEEIDSGKYKIDY comes from the coding sequence ATGACAGGAATAATTATTTTAAACTATAATACATATGATGCGACAGAAGAGTGTATTTCTTCTATTTGGAAACATGTTAAGGCTAAATACAAGATATATCTGGTTGACAATAATTCGAAAGAAGAATGCGTAAAAAAGCTAGAGGAAAAATATGGATCAGACCAGAGAATTCATTTAATATTATTGAAAAAAAATTTGGGTTATTCTGGAGGAAATAATGAGGGAATAAAGCTGGCAATTTCCGATGGGGCAAAGAATATTCTGGTAATTAATAGTGATGTTGTATTGCTGAATGATATAGTCACACTTTTGGGGGAGAAAATTGATGGAAATATTGCTTTATCTGGTCCCAAAATCTATTTACCAAGTGGAGAGAATGGTCAATATTTAAGGAAAAATTATAGTTTTTTGTATGCGTTAACAGACAAAAAACCTTTTTATTATTTGAGAAAAATATTTTGTGGTTTGGATGTATGTTACAAATACAAAAATTGGGGAGTCGGACTATCTTTTAGAGGGATGCTTTCGGGGTGCTGCTTTTTGGTCGATGCAAAAAAGTTCGAAAAAATTGGATATTTCGATGATAATGTATTTCTTTATGGTGAAGAATATATCATTGGAAAAAAATTAGAAGCATTAAATTATGAATCTTACTACGAGCCAAAGGCTAAAATTGTTCACAAACATGGTGTTTCTACTGCTCACACTTCAAAAGGCTTTGTAACATATCATACATACGTTAGTTTGTATTATGTATTAAAAAAATATTGTAAAACCAATATAATCAGTTCGCTGATTATTAAACATATTTCTATTATTAATTATATGATCAAAGCTATAAGAGATAATTCATATAGGAAATACTTAAAAAAATTGTATTTGAAACTAGAGGAAATTGATTCGGGAAAGTATAAAATTGACTATTAA
- a CDS encoding nucleotide sugar dehydrogenase → MSLFGKIKDREEKIALVGLGYVGMPIAVAFARKAEVIGFDVNEAKIELYKAGIDPTKEVGDDVIKETTVEFTSDERKLQEAKFYIVAVPTPVNQDKTPDLSPVEGASRILGRNLSKNSIVVYESTVYPGVTENVCIPILEKESGLKCGVDFKIGYSPERINPGDKVHRLETIKKIVSGMDKESLEEISNVYEMVIDAGVHRASSIKVAEAAKVVENSQRDINIAFMNELAMVFDRMEIDTNEVVDAMNTKWNALGFRPGLVGGHCIGVDPYYFVYEAEKLGYHSQIILSGRKVNDSMGSFVADAAIKQLILANKAPKNSKLAIFGLTFKENCPDMRNSKCEDIIARLQEYGIEPLIVDPWVNEDEALKEYGIKVTEISEIHDVDCIIFAVAHEKFKKLTIENLEKMYNKDENSEKIIIDVKAIFDKKVMEERGYRYWRL, encoded by the coding sequence ATGTCATTATTTGGAAAAATTAAGGATAGAGAAGAAAAAATTGCTTTGGTTGGTTTAGGATATGTGGGTATGCCAATTGCAGTGGCTTTTGCCAGAAAGGCAGAAGTGATTGGCTTTGATGTAAATGAAGCCAAAATAGAGTTATATAAGGCGGGAATCGATCCGACGAAAGAGGTTGGTGACGATGTAATTAAGGAAACCACAGTTGAATTTACAAGCGACGAAAGGAAATTGCAAGAAGCAAAATTCTATATTGTAGCGGTTCCTACACCTGTAAATCAGGATAAGACACCGGATCTTTCTCCGGTAGAAGGGGCTAGTAGAATATTAGGACGAAATTTATCGAAGAATTCAATTGTTGTTTATGAATCTACAGTATATCCAGGAGTTACTGAAAACGTGTGCATACCAATTCTTGAGAAAGAATCGGGCCTTAAATGCGGTGTTGATTTTAAGATCGGATATTCACCAGAACGCATTAATCCGGGAGACAAAGTACACCGTTTAGAAACAATCAAAAAGATTGTCTCGGGGATGGATAAGGAATCTTTAGAAGAGATCTCTAATGTTTATGAAATGGTAATTGATGCAGGCGTCCACAGAGCATCCAGCATTAAAGTAGCTGAAGCGGCTAAAGTTGTTGAGAATAGCCAAAGAGATATTAACATTGCATTTATGAATGAATTGGCCATGGTCTTTGACCGAATGGAAATTGATACAAATGAAGTGGTTGATGCGATGAATACAAAATGGAATGCGTTAGGTTTCAGGCCAGGATTAGTTGGCGGCCATTGTATTGGCGTGGATCCATATTACTTTGTTTATGAAGCAGAAAAACTTGGTTATCACAGTCAGATTATATTGTCTGGGCGAAAAGTAAATGATAGTATGGGGTCTTTTGTTGCTGACGCTGCAATTAAACAACTAATTCTTGCTAATAAAGCACCTAAAAATTCAAAACTAGCAATTTTTGGACTGACTTTTAAAGAAAACTGTCCAGATATGAGAAATAGTAAATGTGAAGATATTATTGCCAGGTTGCAGGAGTATGGCATTGAACCACTGATAGTAGACCCTTGGGTGAATGAAGATGAAGCACTAAAAGAGTATGGGATAAAGGTGACGGAAATTTCGGAAATTCATGATGTTGACTGTATTATTTTTGCTGTAGCGCATGAAAAATTTAAAAAACTAACGATTGAAAATTTAGAAAAAATGTATAATAAGGATGAGAATAGTGAGAAAATTATAATTGATGTTAAAGCAATTTTTGATAAGAAGGTAATGGAAGAAAGGGGTTATAGATACTGGAGATTATAG
- a CDS encoding glycosyltransferase family 2 protein — MQVSVVIPVYNEEKYIEKCIESLLCQTFPKSDMEWIFVDGCSKDQTKEILLRYQKQWPELIKILLNPNRTVPYAMNTGIGESVGIYIIRLDAHAEYPETYIEKCVHYLNTTDADNVGGLAETKGHSEMGKIISLMLSSKFGVGNSQFRINGKSGFVDTVPFGAFRRTVFKKLGGYDERLTRNQDNEMNYRIRKNGGKIYLAEDIHFAYYARDTIKGILKMAFQNGKWNVITSRLCPGTMGIRHFIPMAFVVSLLFLIPCSMLGEIWKILLSLELFLYGLLDIIFSIKAGEALSERLWLLFLFPSFHISYGIGSLGGVIAIMKKEFRINKGEENNVIIWKN; from the coding sequence ATGCAGGTTTCAGTAGTAATTCCAGTTTATAATGAAGAAAAATACATAGAGAAATGTATCGAATCCCTATTGTGTCAGACATTTCCTAAATCTGACATGGAATGGATATTTGTAGATGGATGTTCCAAAGATCAGACGAAAGAGATATTGCTTAGATATCAGAAACAGTGGCCTGAGTTAATTAAAATATTATTAAACCCAAATAGAACGGTACCATATGCGATGAACACCGGCATAGGGGAATCTGTGGGAATTTATATTATTCGGTTGGATGCCCACGCTGAATATCCGGAGACTTATATTGAAAAATGCGTTCATTATCTGAATACAACAGATGCTGATAATGTTGGAGGACTTGCAGAAACCAAAGGGCACAGTGAGATGGGGAAAATTATATCTTTGATGCTCTCATCAAAATTTGGAGTTGGTAACTCACAATTTCGCATCAACGGAAAAAGTGGATTTGTTGATACAGTACCATTCGGAGCTTTTAGAAGAACGGTTTTTAAGAAACTGGGAGGCTATGATGAACGCCTAACAAGAAATCAAGACAATGAAATGAATTACCGGATAAGAAAAAACGGCGGTAAAATTTATTTGGCGGAAGATATACATTTTGCATACTATGCAAGAGATACTATTAAAGGGATATTGAAAATGGCTTTTCAGAACGGAAAATGGAATGTTATTACCAGCCGATTATGTCCGGGTACAATGGGAATACGCCATTTTATTCCTATGGCTTTTGTAGTTTCCCTTTTATTTCTTATTCCATGTTCAATGTTAGGTGAAATATGGAAAATTCTTTTATCTCTTGAGTTATTTTTATATGGTCTGCTAGATATTATTTTTTCAATAAAAGCAGGAGAAGCATTGAGTGAGCGGCTATGGCTTCTTTTTTTATTTCCATCGTTTCATATCTCATATGGCATAGGCTCGCTTGGGGGAGTCATTGCAATTATGAAAAAAGAATTTAGGATAAACAAAGGGGAAGAAAATAATGTCATTATTTGGAAAAATTAA
- a CDS encoding sugar transferase: MCSWEKLPHFMRTEEVRPYYEILRRRRISLMMKRTFDFVMSSVLLVLLSPLFLILSIWIHLDSPGSVFYRQERITQYGRTFRIYKFRTMVQNADKIGSLVTVGGDSRITKVGQKLRGCRLDEIPQLINIWKGEMTFVGTRPEVAKYVKWYTKEMYATLLLPAGVTSEASIEFKDEDRILVEKTAEGKSVDEAYLEDVLREKMRWNLSALYKCRLSYDIKILIKTMRAVI, encoded by the coding sequence ATCTGCAGTTGGGAAAAACTTCCTCATTTTATGCGGACAGAAGAAGTCAGGCCATATTATGAAATTCTGAGGCGTCGTAGAATCAGCCTGATGATGAAACGGACTTTCGATTTCGTAATGTCCAGCGTGCTGCTGGTGCTTTTATCGCCTCTTTTCCTTATTTTGTCCATTTGGATTCATCTGGATTCTCCCGGATCGGTTTTTTATCGTCAGGAACGGATTACCCAGTACGGCAGAACCTTTCGAATTTACAAATTTCGAACCATGGTACAAAATGCCGACAAAATAGGGAGCCTGGTAACCGTAGGAGGCGATTCACGGATTACAAAAGTCGGGCAAAAACTTCGCGGCTGCCGCCTGGATGAAATCCCACAGCTCATCAATATCTGGAAAGGTGAGATGACCTTTGTCGGAACCCGCCCGGAAGTGGCGAAATATGTGAAATGGTATACGAAAGAGATGTATGCGACATTGCTTTTACCTGCGGGGGTGACTTCGGAGGCCAGTATTGAGTTTAAGGATGAGGATAGGATTCTGGTAGAGAAGACGGCGGAAGGGAAGAGCGTGGATGAGGCGTATTTGGAGGATGTGCTGAGGGAGAAGATGAGGTGGAATCTGTCAGCGCTCTATAAATGCAGGTTATCATATGATATTAAAATATTAATTAAGACTATGAGAGCGGTTATATAA
- a CDS encoding DegT/DnrJ/EryC1/StrS family aminotransferase yields MLKVPFSPPDITDEEISEVIDALKSGWITTGPKTKEFESQIAAFVHAPKAVCLNSATACMELALHFLGVEPGDEVITSAYTYTASASVACHVGAKLVLVDTAPDSYEMDYDKLSSAITEKTKVIIPVDIAGVLCDYTRIFQIVEEKRALFHPANEIQEKFGRVIVMADSAHAFGASRNGKMCGEIADFTSFSFHAVKNLTTAEGGALVWKAIPGIDDEWIYHQFMLLSLHGQSKDALAKTKLGAWEYDIVMPAYKCNMTDIMAGIGLAQMKRYPELLERRKEILSRYHKSFDGLPVELISHDGVDANGNEFHSSRHLCLVRLTGKSLEFRNQLITDMAEAGVAANVHYKPLPMHTAYKKLGFDIADYPNAYRQFENEITLPLHTCLTDEQVDFVAETFKQCYLALDAAEKDE; encoded by the coding sequence ATGCTGAAGGTACCATTTTCACCGCCGGATATCACAGATGAGGAGATAAGTGAAGTTATCGATGCACTAAAGTCAGGATGGATTACCACAGGGCCGAAGACGAAAGAATTTGAAAGCCAGATTGCCGCTTTCGTCCATGCTCCGAAAGCAGTTTGCCTGAACTCAGCTACGGCCTGTATGGAACTGGCACTTCACTTTCTCGGAGTGGAGCCAGGGGACGAGGTAATCACCAGCGCTTATACATATACTGCCAGTGCCAGCGTGGCTTGCCATGTGGGCGCTAAACTGGTTTTGGTGGACACGGCTCCGGATTCCTATGAGATGGATTACGATAAACTGTCGAGTGCAATCACTGAAAAAACCAAGGTGATTATACCCGTAGACATTGCAGGGGTGCTCTGTGATTATACCCGGATTTTTCAGATTGTGGAAGAAAAAAGAGCCTTGTTTCATCCTGCCAATGAGATTCAGGAGAAATTTGGCCGCGTAATTGTGATGGCCGATTCGGCGCACGCATTCGGTGCGTCCCGGAATGGAAAAATGTGTGGAGAAATAGCAGACTTTACCAGTTTCTCTTTTCATGCTGTGAAAAACCTGACGACTGCCGAAGGCGGCGCGTTGGTTTGGAAAGCGATTCCAGGTATTGATGACGAGTGGATTTACCATCAGTTTATGCTGCTGTCTCTTCACGGACAGAGCAAGGATGCTTTGGCAAAAACAAAACTGGGGGCCTGGGAATATGACATTGTCATGCCTGCCTACAAATGCAATATGACCGATATTATGGCGGGGATTGGCCTGGCTCAGATGAAGCGGTATCCGGAGCTTTTAGAGCGGAGAAAAGAAATATTATCCCGGTACCATAAAAGTTTTGACGGGCTGCCGGTAGAACTTATTTCCCACGACGGCGTCGATGCGAATGGCAATGAGTTTCATTCCAGCCGTCATCTCTGCCTTGTCCGCCTGACCGGAAAAAGCCTGGAATTCAGGAATCAGTTAATCACTGATATGGCGGAGGCCGGTGTGGCTGCCAATGTTCATTATAAACCACTGCCAATGCATACGGCATATAAAAAGCTGGGATTTGATATCGCAGATTATCCCAATGCCTACAGGCAGTTTGAAAATGAAATTACATTACCGCTCCATACTTGTCTGACGGATGAGCAGGTTGATTTTGTGGCGGAGACTTTTAAACAGTGTTATTTAGCATTGGACGCGGCAGAAAAAGATGAATGA